Below is a window of Stigmatopora nigra isolate UIUO_SnigA chromosome 3, RoL_Snig_1.1, whole genome shotgun sequence DNA.
AATCTAGATGTTTATGCGTAAACGCTGCgcaattttgacattttgagcCATGTGATCATCAAGTGGTTGGATATGATTCGCCCTTGCTCGAAAAGCCTTGAGTTGATTGGCAAATGGTTGCCAAATAGAACGCATGTCATTGGTCTTATCTCTTATCTGGCGATGTAGAGGGGCGTCAAGGCCGGGGTGATTTTAGTTTGCAGTATTTCTTCGTGTGCTAAAGTTTACGTTGTTCTCCTCTTTATAACCTTTATCGCGTTTAATACTTAGCGCATTGGGTGGGCCTTTTGAGCCAAACTCGTGGCTTTGAATCACCCACCGGTTTACATAGGCCTAAATCGACGAGTATTTCTTTGAGAAGTTAAAATGGGTGAGGAAAAAGCCGGCAACCCGATTAACGAAGATGACAGACCCGCAAATGgtgaagaaaatgacaaaagccCCGAAGATGGTGTCAAGTACTACACGTTAGAAGATGTGCAACTCCATAACAAGAGCAACGACACATGGCTCATCATTCACGACAAACTATATGATGTCACGAGTTTCCTCGAAGAGGTAAGTTGCTTTTAATTAATTGTGATTAAATGTTTGCTGTCAATCTCCCAATTTTTGGCAATGGCTATTTCCTTGAAATTTGTGTAAGAGTCGACGCGTCATACAATATCGTCCTTCCCTATTGGTTATTTCGATTGCGCATGCGCCATATATGCCCAAACAAGGTTACTCTCGGTCATTTTTTGCAGGTAAAAGTGCAATTTACAGCCGTGAATATAATCGGAGTACCTTTGATCCTGGATTATTCAACAGTCGTTTGCACAAACGTTtgtttattgatttgaaaatgatcaaatataCGTTGTATACAGTATTGTATCCCATATCACAAATCCATAAAATACTCAGTcatgttttttaaagcaaacaaatgcaatatgttttaatgagttaaaacatacACAATCGCATTCATTTACATTACATCCACCTAATCTAAATCAAATGTATGTAGTGTAAACTGTGCTGTTAGCTTCTTTTGAGAAATGAATTCCTAAGAGGCTGCTAATTTCATCGACTTAATGTAAACACAAGGCCAATCTTTCTGTTTAACACGAATTGCAGTCCTGTTTTGTAAATGCTCGTGTTTGTTTTAGCATCCCGGAGGTGAGGAGGTGTTGCTGGAGCAGGCTGGTTCGGATGCAACAGAGAGCTTTGAAGACGTCGGTCACTCTACAGATGCCCGAGAGATGCTGCAGCAGTACTACATCGGCGAGCTTCATATGGTGAACTACAACTACTAATGGCTTTGACATCATTTATAATCATGCTGCTAGTTTAAATGTGCCAATTGTCTTTGCAGGATgacagaaaaaaggaaaagccaAAAGTAAGAGCAAAAGTCTTGGGGTTGAATTTTGGAGTTTTAAACCTTACAGCACTTTctaatgtctttttattttgtttttgctgctgCAGGATATAGAAGTTACTTCATTAGAGTCCAGGTCAGTCATCAAAATGCAGATTGCTTTTACATTTTACATCATCGAGTCACAGTGTTATTTGTTGATGTATTATGTCATCCTCACCATAGATGACTTTTGAATATTTAACAAGGTATATTCTATACTCCTGCCTTAGCAACTCGTGGACCACTTGGGTGATACCAGCCATTGCTGCGACCATCATTGGAGTCTTATATCGCTTCTACAGCTCCTCTTAAGTCTCGACTGCACTCTTTTCTCATTCTTTTCATATGGAGGCCTTttgaaatgtcaaaatacatcaCAGGTTACCCCCTCGAACCACCTGTGTTGTTGATATCAAGAAAAGGAGGGCACCTTTAGCTTGTCCCCATCAAGTCGACATTCACC
It encodes the following:
- the cyb5b gene encoding cytochrome b5 type B, with product MGEEKAGNPINEDDRPANGEENDKSPEDGVKYYTLEDVQLHNKSNDTWLIIHDKLYDVTSFLEEHPGGEEVLLEQAGSDATESFEDVGHSTDAREMLQQYYIGELHMDDRKKEKPKDIEVTSLESSNSWTTWVIPAIAATIIGVLYRFYSSS